DNA from Variovorax sp. V213:
GACCGTCGCATTGAATTTGGGATCGGCGCTGTAGGCTCCCACCGAAAAGCTGAAACGATCGAGCGCGGGCGACGGTTCGGCGAAGGCCAATGCGGGCGCAATGCAAAACCCGACACCGGCCAGTGCGCCCAGCTTCGTCAACCGTGAGGGGTTGGCGAGCGGGCGGGAGCGGAGCAACAGCATGAGGAGGTCCTTACGAGAGAAGAGAAGAGGACAAAAAAGCCTCGGGCTCGACACGCAATTTTTATGCGCGCAAAGCGCCAGGCGGCGGCTCCCTTTTTGATGACCGACAAGTTATAGCGCAGCTTTAAAACGTCCATGCGTCGATTTGCCGCTTCGCGTGTAAGACGATGTTGAAGCATGCATTGGCAAGCCTGAAAAAGTATTCAAGCTAAGCTTTGAACATGCGCAAACATCTTTCCGCGACCACTGGTCCGCAGCGTCTTCTCTATGCCGGCGTGGCGGGTGTCGCCGTCGCGGCCATCGCTTGGCCGCTCGACGTCATGGCACGCGGACTTGCGGGCTGGTGCACCAACTGCGTGGTGTTCCTCGTGCTCACATGGTGGCTGGCCAATACTTTCGATGCACAGCAGACCCGCAAGCGCGCGCAATCGCTCGATCAACCCAATGTGGTGATATTGGTATCGATGCTGGTGGTCATTGGTGCGAGCGTCGTGGCCATCGCGATGCTGCTTCAGCAGGTCAAGCTGATGAGCGGGCCGGTGCGCGCAGGGCATATCGCGCTGGGGC
Protein-coding regions in this window:
- a CDS encoding DUF1345 domain-containing protein, with product MRKHLSATTGPQRLLYAGVAGVAVAAIAWPLDVMARGLAGWCTNCVVFLVLTWWLANTFDAQQTRKRAQSLDQPNVVILVSMLVVIGASVVAIAMLLQQVKLMSGPVRAGHIALGLVALVGSWLMMHTIYAFHYAHRYYIDRRDGSPDGGLDFPGEQEPDYFDFLYYAYVVGMTTQVSDVQATSREMRRITLVHSVLAFAFNMLVLALSVNVVAAAM